CGGGACATCCAGGCCCCCGGGGATAGCGATCGGGATCCCCGTGTCCTCATCGATCTCCTCAGTGGGCACCGCCACTGCGCCCGCCGGCTCGACTGCGCCCGCCGGCTCCGCCACGGCCTCCGGTTCGACTGTGCCCGCCGGCTCCGCCACGGCCTCCGGCTCGACTGTGCCCACCGGATCGACTGTGCCCACCGGATCGGCCATGGCCACCGGATCGGCCACGGCCACCGGTTCGACTGTGCCCACCGGTTCGACTACGCCCGCCGGTTCGACTACGCCCGCCGGTTCGACTGCGCCCGCCGGCTCCGCCACGGCCTCCGATTCGACTGTGCCCACCGGTTCGGCCACGGCCACCGGTTCGGCCATGGCCTCTCCCACCGAGCCGACTGCGCCCGCCGGCTCCGCCACGACCTCGGCCGCCCGGTGCGCATCCGCGGAAGCTTGCGGGTGAGAATTGGCCCCGGTCGGGTTCGCGGCGTGCACCGCCCGCGTTACGCGGGCGACGACCTCCGCGGTGATTGGCAACACTTCAAGCGCGCCGGCCTGGGCGCTCAGGAACCGCACTGCGTCGTCGATGTCGTGGGAGGCCGTACCGCACACGATGATGAGCCGCGGCGGTGCCGCCAGTTGGCCGACGGTCCCCACCAACTCGGGATTCTTCGCGTAGAAGCCCGCCAGGTCGCTTTCGAAAGCCTCACGCCCCCCTTGGTACGAGGACGCCATCGCGGACCGCGACCGATACCCGAGCCTGCCGGCAACGCGGATCGCCTCCATGAGGCCGACCAGGTCGACGTGGAAAAGGACCTGCACAACGACCTGCCTGCCCTGCGCATCGAGCGCGACGAGCACCCCGTCATCGGCCGCTTCGTGCCCCTTCGGGACCACCCAGGACAGCACCAACAGGGGCTCGTCGATCAGAACGGCTGCGTGATGAGCCAGGATGCGACGGACCCTCTCTTCAAACTGTCCCGATTCGCTCACCTCTCCCGCTCCCGCCGAACGGCGCGCCAGCAAGCGAAGCGAGCGTGGGACGGCCGCGGCTGGGGCTGCGATCCGAGACTCGTCATAATTGCATGGTAAAGCAGAGTCGAACCGCGCGAAACCGCAAACGACCATTTCGTGGCGAATTACATCAAATTCACCGCAAATACCCGGTAATAGCCGCGGTATAAACGCGAGATTCCGGCTCCTAGCTACCCCGCTCCCCGCGCCCCACCGCGCGGTTCCGCCCATGCGGTGGGGCGCCTGCAACGACCCAGCCCGCATGACCGGACAACGCTCCAGCGCGCGACGGCGACAGGGTTCCAGCCCGCAGTCCCAGCGACTTTCCCCTAGACGCCGTCCGGAGCCGGGGCCTTCTCGCCGCACGCCTGGCGCAGGCCCTTGCGATCGCCGGGATCCAGCGCTTCCAGCATCGCGTCCGTTATCTGGTCGAGGGCCCGCAGCTGGTCGGGGGTCAGCCTGTCGATCACGACGTCGCGCACGCTCGCCACATGCGTAGGGGCCGCCCGCACCACCAGGTCCCACCCGGCATCGGTCAGCGTCGCAAGGGTGACGCGTCGATCTAGTTCGCTGGTTGATCGAACCACCAGACCGCGGTCTTCGAGCCGCCGGATCACGTGCGAAAGGCGAGGCAATGTCGCGCTAGTGCGCGCCGCCAGCACGGTCAGCGGCATGGTGCGCCGATCCGATTCAGAAAGCTGCGCCAAGACGATGTACTCAAAGTGGTTGAGGTTGTGGTCGCGCTGCAACGGCTGGTCGAGCGCGGCAGGGAGCAACTCCGCAATCACTTCGAGTTTTACCCATGTATGAAGCTCTTGCGCGGAGAGCCAACGAACGTCATTCATGACACCATTGTAATTGGTTGTAACAACAACCTAAAGCCCGCGGGGCCCACCCCTACAATCGATCGGCGATGACCTGAGCGAGCGTCTTACCTTGCACCCCGGCCAGGTCAGCCGCCTGGGTACGGCAGGAAAACCCGTCCGCCATGAAAATGTCCCCCTCGCCCGCGGCCCGCAGCGCTGGCAACAGCTCATTCTCCGCGACCTGCACCGATACCTCGTAGTGCCCGTTTTCCATCCCGAAGTTGCCCGCAAGACCACAGCATCCCGACAGCGTCGTGAGCTGCGCTCCCGCATCCTTCAACAGCTTCTCGTCGGGGCCAAAACCCATCACCGAATGGTGGTGGCAGTGAGGCTGCACAATCGCCGTCACATCCGATAGGTCCGGCATGGTCCAGCGGCCTTCCGGGCCGACGGGGGCCGGGGCAGTCAGCAACTCCGCAAGCGTCATGGTCTTGTTGGCGACGGCGACCGCCCGCGGGTCATCCGGGTGCAGTTCGAGCAGATCCGACCGCAGCACGCCCGTGCACGATGGTTCCACGCCGATGATCGGGATTCCGGCGACGGCAAACGGGCCCAGCACCTTGAGCAACTGCTCCTGCTTCTTGCGGGCCCCGGACAGCTGCCCAGTGGAAATCCAGGTAAGACCGCAGCAGGCCTCTCCACCGGGAACGATCACGTCATAGCCGGCCGCGTCCAGCACCCGCAACGCAGCCTTGGCCGTATCGGGAGTCATCGAATCGGAGAACGAATCAGCCCACAACACGACCCTGGGGCGCGCAGCGGCCGCTCCATTCGCGGAAGAAGGCGTGGCGGCGCTGAGGCGGACCTCGTCCTGCTTCCTAACCCACTTCCGAAACGGCTCGGTTGCGAAAGTGGCCATGGCCCGCCGCGGGTCCATACCCCCGACCCTGAGCACCAGCCTTGCGAAGGGACGGAAGCTCAGGAACCAGTTCGCGATCGCCGCCAACGGCGCAAATCCCGAAACCAGGCGCGCCCACCGCGGCAACCATCCCAGCACGTAGTGGTTGACGGGGCGGACCTTGCGCTCGTATTTGCGGTGCAAAACCTCGGCCTTGTAGGCCGCCATGTCAACGCCCGCGGGGCAATCGGATGAGCAGGCCTTGCAGCTCAAGCACAGGTCCAGCGCATCCGCGACCTCGGGGGCGGACCAGCTGCCGGTGATGAGCGAACCGTTGACCAGTTCCTGCAGCACGCGCGCCCGCCCGCGGGTGACATCCTTTTCATCGCGCGTGGCCTGGTAGGACGGGCACATAAACCCGCCCGCACTGAAGTTGTCCGCCCGGCATTTACCCACACCCGTGCAGCGGTGAACGGCCTTGGTGAAGTCGCCGCCGTCGTGCTTGAACGCGAATCCGGTGGTCGGATTGACCGGCTTGGCGTTGGGCCGGCGCAGGTTTGCATCGAGCGGGTCGGGGCGCACAACAACGCCGGGGTTTAGCAGATCGTTGGGGTCGAACAGGCCCTTGAACTGCGCAAATAGATCGATCGCCTGCTGCGAGTACATAGCCGGCAGCAATTCGGAGCGCGCTCTGCCATCGCCGTGCTCACCGGAAAGGGACCCGCCGTGACGCGCCACAAGCGCGGCGGCATCCTCCAAGAACCGGCGGAAAACTGCCGCATTGTCCTCGAGCGGCAGGTTGATCCGAACGTGAATGCAGCCGTCGCCGAAGTGGCCATACGGCACCCCGTCCAGGCCGTATTCCTCCAACAGTCTGTCGAAGTCCCGCAGGTAGGCGCCGAGGTTTTCCGGCAGCACCGCCGCGTCCTCCCAGCCGGGCCACCCCTGGTCGCCCGACGGGGTCCTCCCCGCCAGCCCGGCCCCATCGGCGCGAATGCGCCACATGCGCGTGGCCTCGGGTCCCGCCGGAAAGATCATGGCCTCCTCGGTGCGGGCGACGCGCACCAAGTTCCGGGCGTTTTCCATGGCGTCTTCGGCCGTCTCCCCACCGACCTCTACCATCAACCAGCCGCTGCCCGCGGGCAGCGTCGGCACGGCGTCGCGTCCCTTTGCGCGCTTGATGATGTCGATCAGGCGCGCATCCATGCCCTCGATCGCAAGCGGCTTGCAGGCCAGCAACAGTGGTACATCGTCGGCGGCAAGCGGCATCGACTCGTACCCCAAGACGACCAGCGTGGGGGCGGAGGGGACGGGCACCAGCCGCACGGTGGCCCGCAACATGGTCACAACGGACCCTTCGGTGCCCGCGAGCGCCTTGGCCAGGTTCGACCCGTTTTCGGGAAGTAGGTGTTCGAGCGAATACCCCGAAACCTGGCGCCCAAAGCGCCCCAGTTCGGTCCTGATGAGCGCCAGATTTTCCTGCACCAATTCCGCAAGACCCGCAACGGCGTCCATGCCCTGCCCGTCCGGCCCGACCGTGAAGCGGCGCCCCGTCCCGTCTATCACGTCCAGCTCGATGATGTTGTCGGAAGTCCGCCCGTATGCAACGGCGTGCGGCCCGCAGGCGTTATTGCCGATCATGCCGCCCAGCGTCGCGCGGTTCTGCGTGGACGGGTCGGGCCCGAACCGCAAGCCGTAGGGCGCGGCCGCCTTTTGCAGGTCCGACATGATCACGCCGGGTTCGATGACGGCGGTCTGCGCGACGGGGTCGATGCTGATGATCTTGTTGAGGTGCCGGGAGAAGTCGATGACGACGCCGGGGCCGATCGAATTGCCCGCGATCGATGTCCCTCCGCCGCGGGTTGTGATCGGGATGCCCGCCTCGCGGCACAGTTCCAGGGTGGCGATGACGTCATCGATCGAGGCGGGGATCACAACGACTTCCGGAACCACGCGATAGTTCGAGGCATCAGTCGAATACTCCGCACGTCGCAGATTAGAGGACGAGACCTCCCCCTCCACGCGCGCGCGTAGTCGCTCAACGAGCGGTTCGACGTCGGGGCGGATCGGGCTCGGGGCGTTTGCTGCAGGTGCGGTTGTCACCGTCCTATTGTCCCATCACTGGCGGCGTGCGCCGGGACGTTCGGCTCCGTGCACCCGCGCGTCCGTGCCCCTACTCGGCGGCGGGAGGCGTCTGCCCGGTGCCCGGTTGGAAGGTCTGCCCCGGTCGATACGTCGGCCCCGATTGGGAGCCGTAATCCGGCACGGTCGCTTGCCCGGAAGTGGCGGCGGGTCCCCCGCCCGGCGCCTGCCCGGCTTGCGCCGAGTGAGCAGAATCGGGCAGCCGATCACCGCCTTGGGGCCCAGCTCCCGCCGCCTCATCCAGCACGGATTGGATGGCGTCGGTGGCCGCGGGCCACGCGAGTTCCAACCTGACCTGCGCGGCCGCGTCGTTGTCGTTGCGACCGTCGATCTGTTGGGAGCGCAGGCCCTTGCGGCTACCCGTCTTCGCGTCGTTTCCCTGCACGTTGGTCGCCTGCGAGGTCGTCGTGTCCTCGAATTTGAACCGCGCGTTCGCGTTGCGGTAGTAGTTCCACACGAAGTAATACAGGGCGACGCCCGCCAAGACCGCGAAGATGAATAGGGCGCCCGGCCCGTTCGAGTCATCCGACGTGGAACTCGCGTACACCGTCGCCGCTACCTGCATAATCACAGGAAAAACACCACCCCTCCGCCAATCAGCGTCACAAGCGTCACGGCGGCGGAGAAGAATCCCAGCTTCGCCTTGTTGATGGGAACGGACCCCATCACCGCTCCGGTGCGGCCGTTGACGGCAATATAGTGCAAGAATTCCTTGCCGCTTCCGCGCCTTTCGTAATAGGAATACAGCCAGATCGGCGCGTACATCGAAAGATACCGGGCGCCCTTGACCTTGACTTTCCCGCCGGTCCACTTGACGCCGCGGTCGTACTTTGTCAGGGTCCGCCGCATCAGCGAAGTGCCGATCCCAAAGACCATGCTGCCGACGCGCCAACCGACGTCCTGGACATCCAAATCACGCTTCTCCGAGGTGTACCCGCCCAGGTAATTTGCGTTGTACTCGACTGCCTTCTTCGTGTCGAAGGGCAGCACCGCGTTGATGACGTTCGCCGTGTCCTGCGCGCGGCTCATCCCTGCCCGCTGGCCCGAAGACTCGACCGTTAGATCGTCCACCGTTATGTCGAAATCCCTTGCCACGCGGTAGACGTCCGCGTCGTATCGGGTCTCGGAAGAGTTCTCGCCGGTGCTGACGGTGTATCGCCGCGTCTGCACCTCGCCCTCGCCCGCCATTTCGACATGCGCGTTGACGTCCGCAACCAGGTAGGGCATGTAAACACCCACCACGTTGGCGGCAGAGAACTCCCTCTTGAACCCCTTATGGGCGAAGAACATCCGCTTTTTTGCGAATTGATTGACGAGTTCCACTGCCTGGTCGTGGCTCAGCGAGAACGGCAGCACAGCATCCGGCACGGCCCCATTCGCCACCCTCTGGTTGAGCGAGAGCACGGAACGGCACCAGTGGCACCGTGCCTGCACGTTGGTGGCGGAGTTGATGACGACTTCCGCCCCGCAACCCTGGCACTTGATCGTGACGACATCGGCAGCGTTGGGGTCGATTGCGCCCGCTCCGCGAGCGACATGCATACCCGTCAGCGCGGAGATCTCAGTGTCGTACCCCAGCGCCGCCTCAATGTTGCGCTCGGTCCACTGCGCGCGGCAATAGCGGCAAATCAACACGCCCTTTTGCTGCGAGTAGGCAATATCCGTCGAACCGCACGTCGGGCACTTATCGTGCCCGCCCACCTGCAGGGGAACGCTCATAGACCGAGGACCTTGGCCTTCGCCGCGTCGAAGTCCGCCTGCGTGATCAACCCGGCGTCGAGCATCTGCTTGAACTGCGCGAGCTTGGCTACGGGATCGCCCGCATCGCCGCCGCCGGGAGCGGCCGGCTGGGCAGCGGGCGCTTGCTGCGCCGGCGGAGCGGGGGTCGCAAACGGGCCGGGTGTCGGCTGCGTCGGCTGCTGGATCGAACCCGCCATGCCGCCCGCTGTGCCCGCACCCATACCGAACATCGCCAGGCCCGCACCGCCGCCGGTTTCCCCGGCCGCCTGCACGCCGCGCGCGACGGACTGCTGCAAGAAGGTGTTGCCGCGCTGCCCAGAAAGCGCATCCGCCTTCTTGACATCGGAGAGCAACGCGCGGGTGTCCTCGTCATATTCAATCGCTTGGATAGCGACGCTAATGATCTCCAAACCGCGTTCGGTTCGCCACTTATACCCGTCCTCAACCGCCTGACCCAGCGACTGCGCGAATCCGAGCGCATCGGACTGGATCCGTGTGATCCGGTTTCCCTTGGACGGGTCGTTGGTGTACATCGAAAATGCGGGAGAAAGCGCGCTGACGACCTCGTTAAAGAGCTGCGAAGCCGCGTCGTTGTCGATGTCCGTGAAGTCGAATACGGGACCGTTGGGAACAATGTATGTTGCCGGCACGAAGCGAGTGACGAACAAGACCGGATCGACGATCTTTAGCGTGTACGTGCCGCGGACCAATGCCCCAACCTGCGCGTTGAGGTACGCATCGTCCCAGTAGATTTCCGACTGCGTGCCGAATCGGTTGTTCGGGATTTCCTTGAGGTTGACATAGATTGCCAGCTGCTGAGCCCCCGGCTGCCCGCCAAATTTGAAGCGTTCCCAGGACGTCTTGACCAGAGGGGAAATGAACCCGTCGCCCGCAAAGATGGATTGCGAGTTCTGGTCGTCGCTGGTGAACGTGTAGCCGCCCGGCTCGGCAATGAAGCCACTAATGCGACCCTCCGTGAAGGTGATCAGCCCGTAACCTTCGGGGACCACAATCTTTGAGCCATTCGTGATGATGTTGGACGAACCCTTGGTGTTGGACCCGCGCCCCGCGTTTTGCCCCTGGGGGACTGCCGCGAAAATCGCTGCCGTGGGGGAAAGTCCCGCAGGCGGGGCCAAAAAGTCAAGCCATTGATCTGCAAATGTCCCGCCGATTGCTCCCGCAAACGCTTTGATGAATCCCATTCGTCACTCCCCTAGTCGAGTGGCGCACCCAGCGGGTTCGCCTTTGATCGCGGTTCGAGTCTTAGAGTACTTTGCGAATCCGCAAAGAGCCATGGCTGCGGCTGGGTAATCAGTTAGCAATTACTGAGCGCTCCATGCGTCGTGTCGCGGTCGCACCATGACCGCCTGTACCAGGGCGCCTTCGCCAAAGGAATGCACCGACACCGCGCGGGCAGTGCGGCACGCCCCCGCGAAAAGGGAGGCCCCACTGCCCCGACTTTTGCATTTTCCCTATCGTTGAGTACAGTAGTGGGCGGTCCGCGCGTCACCACGCGTAGGCCACGCCGCCTTAGCTCAGTCGGTAGAGCGATTCACTCGTAATGAATAGGTCACCAGTTCGATTCTGGTAGGCGGCTCCATAGGGGATGCTTGATTTTTCGCGGATTCTTCCGCGATTCCGCGGCAGGTTCTTCGCGACCGTGCTCACATTGTTCACCGTTTTCCTTTTCCGAGGCTACTCCCTGTCGTTCGAGGCGAGCCTAGTCATAAACGGGTTGAACTACTTCGGACAGTTTCGCGTACGACAGCTACGCCACCATTCGCTGTCGCGCTGCGTTTTCTTGCTCCAGCAACCGGCTCCGCATACGTGCTTCGCGCGATTCGCCAACACGGCCTCGCACGACATCATCACGGAACTAATACGCATACGGCCCGAACACAATGGACCCTCAGGTCCGCCCTTCCGGGCAAGCCAAATCAGGCATCATCTACTCGTGTGACAGCCCGTTCGACGCTATTCAGGAAGGACATCAAAGTCAGTATCTTTCAAAGGCGGAGATACAACAATCGAACCCAAAACCCTAATTACGATCCCAGCAGCAATCAAGGAGCAACCCAGGGGGGTAAGGGTCCACCGCATTGTTGTGATCAAAAGATCAACGATGTCAAGACCAGGGTTAATGACCTGGTTCGTGATGCGGTCCTCAGCCAGGCTCGCGAAAACTTTGGGACCATAGACAGCAACAATGGGTCCCAAGACATTCAACGCTATTCCCCAGATGAAGCATCGCCGGACCGCATCATTAATCCTGTGGGGTATCGGAAAATTGCTCACTGATTTCTCCACTTCAGGTGTTCCATTTGCCTGCCGCATAGATAGAAGCAAGTGACGTCGCTTTGAAACGAGCTTTCCCAGCAACGTTCCCCCACGGAACTGCCTTCGTAGTAGCAGTATTACTGAACGCAGATCCCAGATTGTAATACTGCGACCAGGTTCCGAAGACACTGCCGTTGTAGCCACGGTAGTAGCCGTATCCTCGACCGGCGGCACCCTGGTTCGATCCTTCGGTCACAGTGAATGTGTACGCGATTTTGACGCCCCAGTCGACGCCGATGATCGTGTCGCCCTCGTAGGACGGAGACCAAGCGTTGGCCAGAGCAGCCCAAGTTCGAACGTTTGCCTTAGCTGCGGTCGAAGGAATATCTGAACTACTTGTGAGTTCGACAGTGCGCCCGGATTCATCGCTCGATAAGAGAGTGGCACCTAAGTTGTCAGCAATTTCGATTGCGTCTCCGAAGTTTCCAGTTCGTTTGGCGAGCACGATAGTTTCGATGTCTTGGATTGTCATGCCGCTAGGCAACGAGCCATCGGCCTCAGCCAGCACGACGAAAGGGTCAGCATCCCTGTCGTTTACGTTCAAGAGTTTGGACTGTTCCGCTGCTGCAGAGCCGAATTCGGCCGATGGCTCGTAGAAACCCTCAGAATCGGGGTAGAGCACCACGTAGCCGTCACCGTTCAACGGCGGTCGTGCTTCTTGCGTCGAATTTGGTCGGGTATCAGCTGCAGTCGAACTTGTGCTGCCCGCAACGACAATATAAAGGCCAAGCATCACTGCCACTGCGCTTGCTGCAAGTTGCCTTTTGTTCTTCCACACTGATTCCCACATCCTTGTAATCAACAGCGTCACTCAAGTTTTCCTGAGTATACACTGAAGAGACTGAGTCCACTTGGATTGCATCAGTCCTCAACTGCTTAGTCGGTGCGGAGCACCTTCCGAGGCAGTCGGCCGACCCCTCCGGTCCTGCCTTGGGCGTCCAGCGCCCGTCCAGGCTACCCCGGCGCTCCCACTAGCAACCTGCTCCAGTACGACGCATGCCATACCACGGCGCTGAGGCCGATTCTCGCGCAACCTGACGTCTCAGTTTGCTAGAACTGGCCGTGGTATGACACGCGTCCCACCTGCACGGACGGCTGACAGCGGGACCCTCGCGCTACGGAGTCCCTGGCCGACACGCCGGAACCCCGGCGGCAGGACCTACGAGGCTCATCAATCAGGTGCCCGTCCGTGGACGTTCCTCAACACACGGTCTAAGGCGGTGGCGGCTCGTTCGCCATCAACTAGTCGACGAGCAGCTACTGCCCAGACGAACCGGTCAGAGCAGGAAGCTTCGCTTTTTGCCATCAGCGCCGCATAGTCCTGACGATGACGGCGCTGCACCGCACGCGTCAGGCCTGTAAGTGACCATCGCGTGTGTTCCGACGTGGCACGTCCTCGCGCATCGCTCACTGTCACCACCCGCGACCGAGCGCCCCCCTGATCGTGTGCGCGAGCCTTAAAGAAAAGCGAGTGGCGGCCGCGTGCCGCCTTATCGCAGGCCATCAGGTGAGCAGCATAGTGGAGTCGCCGCCCATGCTCACGCCCGTAATCTGACGACGGACCGCCCCCATCGGACACGTCCTTCACCATGTACTGCACGGCCTTGGTCATGTACCAAATCGATTGGACGGTTTTTCCTTCAGCAATCAGCGGATCAGCCTTCACCTGAGTCCCGAAGTGGTAACGCTGCCCGCATGTGTCCACTATGGACGCAGTCCGCGCGATATTCGCTAAGATCGCGGGCATAACGTACTCACCTGCGGGAAGCGCAGGACCGCGTTCACACGGAGCGACCCTCTCGCCTGCCACTCTCGGGCTAGCGCATACGCCATCGACGGTACAATTCGCCGTATTTCCCGGACCACTCGATTCCACAGCCGGCCAATCTGGTAGTTCCAGAACACCGCATCGTCGCAGTCGTCGTCATCCAGATCAAGGGGTAGACCACGCAAAGTCAGCATCCTGTTCTGGATCATGGCTCACACCGCAGCTCACCCTGGCGGCGGGTTTCGCCTGTTCGACGCAGCTTTGGGATCGTCTGAAAGTCGTGGGCATGCCCCGATTATGCGGTCTGTTCCAGGGTTCCTTATTCGGTTCGTTTGTTGCCTTGATGCTGCCTTTGCGGGGCCGACCCATGGGCCAGCCCCGCTAGCTATATTCCCTGGCTTTTACCTTGCGCCCGCGCCTGCAGCGCCTCGGACTGAACCATAAAGTCCTCGGTATCTAGCACCGTGCCCTCAAACTTTTGCTGCAGCATCGCCATGGTACGTGCGACCATTGGCGCCGCGCGCCGCCGTGCGATCATGTGCAACGATGACGGCATCTCTTGGGTTAGCTCCTCAGGGTCTGGTGGAATCCACGACACCTCGTAAACGTGCGGACCGTAGTCACGCCAGTCGACGGTCGCAAGCGCCGGCGGCAAGTCACGGGTTGCCCGTGACCGTTTGATGACGATGGTCCCGTCGTATTCCAAGGTGGTGTAAAGCGCGGTTGTCCCGTCGGAATCCTGATATTCCTGGGCTCGCGGCAACACACTGCGCACGACCTCTTGCACAATCGACATCGGTTGCGGGTCTGGCGAATATAGCCGCAGATCGACCAGTGATTCTGGGTCGGGACGCAAAATCGTTCCCGATTCCTGGATCACGCCACCCCAACAGTGCTTAGCCACGGCCAGCGCCCATTCGCGCAATTCGGCGACGTGTCCCGGTTCAACCTCTGGCAACACGAATATGCTGTGTGGAACACCCAAAAGCCCCAACTGTTGGGCCTCTCGAGGTCCCAACGGCAAAGGCCCCGTAAGGACAATCTCTGGAGTCAACGCGAACTGTGGGTCAACAGGATCGGGCGCCGACATGGCGCCGCGAAAACGCGCGCCCCCGGACATTTTGGGTGCTTGCCGGGAACTT
This is a stretch of genomic DNA from Rarobacter incanus. It encodes these proteins:
- a CDS encoding MarR family winged helix-turn-helix transcriptional regulator; this encodes MNDVRWLSAQELHTWVKLEVIAELLPAALDQPLQRDHNLNHFEYIVLAQLSESDRRTMPLTVLAARTSATLPRLSHVIRRLEDRGLVVRSTSELDRRVTLATLTDAGWDLVVRAAPTHVASVRDVVIDRLTPDQLRALDQITDAMLEALDPGDRKGLRQACGEKAPAPDGV
- a CDS encoding FAD-binding and (Fe-S)-binding domain-containing protein, with amino-acid sequence MTTAPAANAPSPIRPDVEPLVERLRARVEGEVSSSNLRRAEYSTDASNYRVVPEVVVIPASIDDVIATLELCREAGIPITTRGGGTSIAGNSIGPGVVIDFSRHLNKIISIDPVAQTAVIEPGVIMSDLQKAAAPYGLRFGPDPSTQNRATLGGMIGNNACGPHAVAYGRTSDNIIELDVIDGTGRRFTVGPDGQGMDAVAGLAELVQENLALIRTELGRFGRQVSGYSLEHLLPENGSNLAKALAGTEGSVVTMLRATVRLVPVPSAPTLVVLGYESMPLAADDVPLLLACKPLAIEGMDARLIDIIKRAKGRDAVPTLPAGSGWLMVEVGGETAEDAMENARNLVRVARTEEAMIFPAGPEATRMWRIRADGAGLAGRTPSGDQGWPGWEDAAVLPENLGAYLRDFDRLLEEYGLDGVPYGHFGDGCIHVRINLPLEDNAAVFRRFLEDAAALVARHGGSLSGEHGDGRARSELLPAMYSQQAIDLFAQFKGLFDPNDLLNPGVVVRPDPLDANLRRPNAKPVNPTTGFAFKHDGGDFTKAVHRCTGVGKCRADNFSAGGFMCPSYQATRDEKDVTRGRARVLQELVNGSLITGSWSAPEVADALDLCLSCKACSSDCPAGVDMAAYKAEVLHRKYERKVRPVNHYVLGWLPRWARLVSGFAPLAAIANWFLSFRPFARLVLRVGGMDPRRAMATFATEPFRKWVRKQDEVRLSAATPSSANGAAAARPRVVLWADSFSDSMTPDTAKAALRVLDAAGYDVIVPGGEACCGLTWISTGQLSGARKKQEQLLKVLGPFAVAGIPIIGVEPSCTGVLRSDLLELHPDDPRAVAVANKTMTLAELLTAPAPVGPEGRWTMPDLSDVTAIVQPHCHHHSVMGFGPDEKLLKDAGAQLTTLSGCCGLAGNFGMENGHYEVSVQVAENELLPALRAAGEGDIFMADGFSCRTQAADLAGVQGKTLAQVIADRL
- a CDS encoding TFIIB-type zinc ribbon-containing protein, with protein sequence MSVPLQVGGHDKCPTCGSTDIAYSQQKGVLICRYCRAQWTERNIEAALGYDTEISALTGMHVARGAGAIDPNAADVVTIKCQGCGAEVVINSATNVQARCHWCRSVLSLNQRVANGAVPDAVLPFSLSHDQAVELVNQFAKKRMFFAHKGFKREFSAANVVGVYMPYLVADVNAHVEMAGEGEVQTRRYTVSTGENSSETRYDADVYRVARDFDITVDDLTVESSGQRAGMSRAQDTANVINAVLPFDTKKAVEYNANYLGGYTSEKRDLDVQDVGWRVGSMVFGIGTSLMRRTLTKYDRGVKWTGGKVKVKGARYLSMYAPIWLYSYYERRGSGKEFLHYIAVNGRTGAVMGSVPINKAKLGFFSAAVTLVTLIGGGVVFFL
- a CDS encoding SHOCT domain-containing protein, which codes for MGFIKAFAGAIGGTFADQWLDFLAPPAGLSPTAAIFAAVPQGQNAGRGSNTKGSSNIITNGSKIVVPEGYGLITFTEGRISGFIAEPGGYTFTSDDQNSQSIFAGDGFISPLVKTSWERFKFGGQPGAQQLAIYVNLKEIPNNRFGTQSEIYWDDAYLNAQVGALVRGTYTLKIVDPVLFVTRFVPATYIVPNGPVFDFTDIDNDAASQLFNEVVSALSPAFSMYTNDPSKGNRITRIQSDALGFAQSLGQAVEDGYKWRTERGLEIISVAIQAIEYDEDTRALLSDVKKADALSGQRGNTFLQQSVARGVQAAGETGGGAGLAMFGMGAGTAGGMAGSIQQPTQPTPGPFATPAPPAQQAPAAQPAAPGGGDAGDPVAKLAQFKQMLDAGLITQADFDAAKAKVLGL